Proteins from one Malania oleifera isolate guangnan ecotype guangnan chromosome 4, ASM2987363v1, whole genome shotgun sequence genomic window:
- the LOC131152950 gene encoding uncharacterized protein LOC131152950: MEDQVSKKRVRDESESDSAEVKRLRDDLLGLLDDSDPGAETQELDSVMMSFAQEILATSEAAVAPSSGESQPELGYLLEASDDELGLPPSGESPSGQGGKNEETESDRVTYDSVGLGELWGFGDEIPSYDSFELGNGESNDDNNGGEYVALGGLFDYSDMGFGSYEFSDLTWRPETLPAL, translated from the coding sequence ATGGAAGATCAGGTTAGCAAGAAGCGAGTCCGGGACGAGTCCGAGTCGGACTCGGCCGAGGTCAAGAGACTCAGGGACGATCTCCTGGGTCTTCTCGATGACTCAGATCCCGGGGCGGAGACGCAGGAGCTCGATTCGGTTATGATGAGCTTCGCTCAAGAGATATTAGCGACGTCGGAGGCGGCGGTGGCCCCGAGCTCCGGCGAGTCCCAGCCCGAGTTAGGGTATCTTCTGGAAGCTTCGGACGACGAACTAGGGCTGCCTCCGTCCGGTGAGTCGCCGAGCGGCCAAGGGGGGAAGAACGAGGAAACTGAGTCGGACCGAGTCACGTATGACTCGGTCGGGTTGGGCGAGTTGTGGGGGTTCGGCGACGAGATCCCGAGTTACGACTCGTTCGAGTTGGGAAATGGCGAGAGTAATGATGACAACAACGGCGGCGAGTACGTGGCGCTGGGCGGGCTGTTTGATTATTCGGACATGGGTTTCGGTTCGTACGAGTTTTCGGACTTGACGTGGCGGCCCGAAACGCTGCCGGCACTGTAG